The following DNA comes from Rhodopirellula islandica.
TCCAATCACCCCGCCAGGTAGAACCTGGCCTACACACCCCGCCGCGTCAGCAAGGCCGAACCTACGTAGCCGGATTCGCCAAGAATTCGGACGCCATCTCACCCGTAGCCGGATTCGCCAGAATTCGGATCTCTGAATTCCGGCGAATCCATCATCCTGGTGAATCCATCAACGTAGGCCAGGTCATCACCTGGCACCCAGCCGATGCTTTGGAACAAAGCGAGTCGTCCAACCACGCCCGCAAGATTCAACGCGGCCCGTCCAATCACCCCGCCAGGTAGAACCTGGCCTACACACCCCGCCGCGTCAGCAAGGCCGAACCTACGTAGCCGGATTCGCCAAGAATTCGGA
Coding sequences within:
- a CDS encoding DUF1589 domain-containing protein; this translates as MLWNKASRPTTPARFNAARPITPPGRTWPTHPAASARPNLRSRIRQEFG